In one Pseudomonas sp. SCA2728.1_7 genomic region, the following are encoded:
- the ftsL gene encoding cell division protein FtsL: MSKLFAKPLPGGSFLMLLLFIGVLVSAIAVSYSAHWNRQLLNTLYNELSVRDKAQAEWGRLILEQSTWTAHSRIEVLATEQLKMHIPGAADVKMVAP; the protein is encoded by the coding sequence GTGAGCAAGCTTTTCGCCAAGCCACTGCCCGGCGGCAGCTTTCTGATGCTGCTGCTGTTCATCGGCGTGCTCGTCTCGGCCATCGCCGTGTCGTACAGCGCGCACTGGAACCGGCAGTTGCTCAATACCCTTTATAACGAACTCAGCGTGCGCGACAAGGCGCAGGCCGAGTGGGGCCGCCTGATTCTTGAGCAAAGCACCTGGACCGCGCACAGCCGCATCGAAGTGCTGGCCACCGAACAACTGAAAATGCACATCCCTGGCGCGGCTGACGTGAAGATGGTGGCGCCATGA
- a CDS encoding penicillin-binding protein 2 — MKLEGALFPWRFRLMVALLGVMVAAICWRIIDLQVVDRDFLKGQGDARSLRHIPIPAHRGLITDRNGEPLAVSTPVTTLWANAKEMQTAKEKWPALAAALGQDPKALTERLEAQANKEFIYLVRGLTPEQGQSVLDLKVPGVYGIEEFRRFYPAGEVTAHMVGFTDIDDHGREGVELAYDEWLAGVPGKRQVIKDRRGRLIKDVQVTKNAKAGKPLALSIDLRLQYLANRELRNAIIENGAKAGSLVIMDVKTGEILAMVNQPTYNPNNRRNLQPAMMRNRAMIDVFEPGSTMKAISMAAAIETGRWKPSDTVEVYPGSLQIGKYTIKDVSKSEGPVLDLTGILINSSNVGMSKVAFDIGGETIFRLAQKVGLGQDTGLGFPGERVGNLPNYRDWRKAETATLSYGYGISVTAIQLVHAFSALANNGRLAPLTLIKTDKPPQTTQVLPEAVAKTLQGMLTQVIEAPRGVFRAQVPAYHVAGKSGTARKTSVGTKGYAENSYRSLFAGFGPMSDPRYAIVVVIDEPSKAGYFGGLVSAPVFSRVMSGTLRLMNVTPDNLPTTQQANATPVIPLKANGGRG; from the coding sequence ATGAAACTCGAAGGCGCACTGTTCCCATGGCGTTTCCGCCTGATGGTGGCGCTGCTCGGCGTGATGGTCGCGGCGATCTGCTGGCGCATCATTGACCTGCAAGTGGTTGACCGTGACTTCCTCAAAGGTCAGGGCGATGCGCGCAGCCTGCGTCACATTCCGATTCCGGCTCACCGTGGTCTGATCACCGACCGTAACGGCGAGCCTTTGGCCGTGAGTACCCCGGTGACCACGCTGTGGGCCAACGCCAAGGAAATGCAAACGGCGAAAGAGAAGTGGCCGGCACTCGCCGCCGCGCTGGGTCAGGATCCGAAAGCCCTGACCGAACGCCTCGAAGCTCAGGCCAACAAAGAATTCATTTATCTGGTGCGCGGGCTGACCCCCGAGCAGGGCCAGTCTGTGCTTGATCTGAAAGTGCCGGGCGTTTACGGCATCGAAGAATTCCGCCGGTTCTACCCGGCCGGTGAAGTCACCGCACACATGGTCGGTTTTACTGACATCGATGACCACGGTCGTGAAGGTGTCGAACTGGCTTATGACGAATGGCTCGCCGGGGTGCCGGGCAAACGACAGGTCATCAAGGATCGGCGCGGACGGCTGATCAAGGATGTCCAGGTCACCAAAAACGCCAAGGCCGGCAAGCCCTTGGCGTTGTCCATTGACCTGCGTCTGCAATACCTGGCCAACCGCGAGCTGCGCAACGCGATCATCGAGAACGGCGCCAAGGCCGGCAGTCTGGTGATCATGGACGTCAAGACCGGCGAGATTCTGGCCATGGTCAACCAGCCGACCTACAACCCGAACAACCGTCGCAACCTGCAACCGGCGATGATGCGTAACCGCGCGATGATCGACGTGTTCGAGCCGGGTTCGACCATGAAAGCCATCTCGATGGCCGCTGCCATCGAAACCGGCCGCTGGAAACCGAGTGACACCGTCGAGGTGTATCCGGGCTCCCTGCAGATCGGCAAGTACACGATCAAGGATGTCTCCAAAAGCGAAGGTCCGGTGCTCGACCTGACCGGTATCCTGATCAATTCCAGTAACGTCGGGATGAGTAAGGTCGCCTTCGATATCGGCGGCGAAACGATTTTCCGCCTCGCGCAGAAAGTCGGCCTCGGCCAAGACACCGGCCTTGGCTTCCCGGGCGAACGTGTCGGCAACCTGCCGAACTACCGCGATTGGCGCAAGGCTGAAACCGCAACGCTTTCTTACGGCTACGGTATTTCCGTGACCGCGATTCAACTCGTCCACGCGTTCTCGGCGCTGGCCAACAACGGTCGTCTCGCACCGCTGACCCTGATCAAAACCGACAAGCCGCCGCAGACCACGCAAGTGCTGCCGGAAGCCGTGGCGAAAACCCTGCAAGGCATGCTCACTCAGGTGATCGAAGCGCCGCGCGGCGTGTTCCGTGCGCAGGTGCCGGCGTATCACGTGGCGGGCAAGTCGGGTACCGCGCGTAAGACTTCGGTGGGCACCAAGGGCTACGCGGAAAACTCTTATCGCTCGCTGTTCGCCGGTTTCGGCCCGATGAGCGATCCGCGTTACGCGATTGTTGTGGTGATCGATGAGCCGTCCAAGGCCGGTTACTTCGGTGGTCTGGTTTCCGCGCCGGTGTTCAGCCGTGTGATGTCCGGCACCCTGCGCCT